TCTCTTTCTATTCTACAAGGGATATCCAACTACCAAAACCTTGGTCATAGCAAAAAGTATCGAATAAGTAAGCATTAATAAGTGAATGAGCATTTTTTCAATATGACTATTACATCCTACAGCTACCCTTGACAAACCTTCTTTTCATACTGTTCTATGCGTTACAAACCAATAGCAAGAGTAAAATGATAAAGGATTATTTATATAATATCTTATATTTTTTATAATTTTGTGAAACTAGAATATTAAAAAAGACAGTAAATCAGGGAGGTAAGTAAAGTAAACATTACACTCCAAAAGAAAGAGTGTTCTACTTGATCACTGCTTGTTGCATTGACAGCCACCTGATCACCTCTCCTATTAAATAAAGGGCATTTAGAATGCCTCATCTGATTTAGACATTTCTGCTGGCCGTAGGCTAAGCATGATATAAACCTATACCACATTATGTTAGAGTCATTAAGACTATTAGACAACTTACGACTGAACTTTTCCCCAGAAGGACTTACGTTACTCAATATCGCACTATCCATAGTGATGTTTGGAGTTGCCTTAGAAATCAAACCGGCACATTTTCGGTCGTTAATTGAACAGCCTAAATCTATCCTGACAGGCGTATTCTCACAGTTCTTGGTACTTCCGGCGCTTACTTTTCTGCTTACCTTATTGCTGAAGGATTTTATCACTCCTTCGATTGCCTTGGGTATGCTGTTGGTTGCTTCATGCCCGGGAGGTAACATTTCCAACTTTATTACCAATATGGCAAAAGGGAATGTTGCCCTTTCAGTAGGGTTAACAGGAATTGCAACGGTGGGTGCTATATTCTTCACCCCAATCAACTTTTCTTTCTGGGGACAGCTATATATCAGCTTTATTGAAAGTAATCAGGCTGAGGTCTTGGTAAGACCACTGGAAATAGACCCGTTTGAAGTTTTTGAAACCGTATTCCTTATTCTTGGTCTTCCACTTCTGACAGGATTAGTGGTAGCCTATAAGTTTCCCAATATCACAGAGAAACTCGTAGGTCCTATCAAGAAACTGTCTGTCGTTATTTTTGCTGCTATTGTTGTTATTGCCCTCAAGAACAACTTCAGTTACTTTATGCAGTATGTCCACTACCTGTTTATCATCGTATTGCTTCACAATGGTTTGGCTTTGATTTCTGGATTCTCAGTAAGTACCATTTTCAGACTACCAAGTGCTGACCGCCGTACGGTTACAATCGAAACAGGTATTCAAAACTCAGGACTTGGACTGGTACTGCTTTTCAACCCTGAAATCTTCCCTGTTGACCTTCCTACTGGAGGGATGGCTTGTATTACAGCATGGTGGGGTATCTGGCATATTATCTCAGGGCTGACCATCGCATGGACATGGGCCAATCACAAGCGACTTACTTCTAAGCTAGCTACAATCGTTAGCTAGTTTTTATAAATAAAAAGGCGAGGCGTAAACAGTTGTTACTCCTCGCCTTTATTTTTTATCCTCCATTCCTGCTGGTGATTCAGCAAACTACTTTTGCTAGACTTATTCATTCCCAGTGTTCGTAGTGTTTTTATTTCTCTCATAAAACCTTCTTGATCTCCGATAGGGCCTTTGCTATCGTTGGCAAATATCTTTTCATTTCGCTCCCAGTAGGTCTGAACCTCTTCTGATTTTATGACAGGTGTATGCCTAAAGGATGCTTTCTTATTCTCTAACCTGAACCTGTCCCACCACTGGTAGAAGTCTTTGAAAAAGGCATCTGCAGTCTTATGTTTCACATACTGAAGTCTGTCAAAGTAGAAAGCCTCGCTTTGCCTGTATTCTGCTTTACCAACCTTGAAGACGGTATAAATGGCTTTCAACAGCCTGAAAAAATAATAAAGCAACAACAGTCCGAACAACAGCAACAACGCCACTTCCCACCAAGGTAACCCCAGAATCGTTTTCCCTTGTTTCATCTCCTCACTGTCATCTGTTGCATTGGATAAACTATCCTGCATGGTAGCCAACACACCCAGATTCGGATTGGCTGCCACCTTAACCTCTCTAGGAGGTGTCTGCTTGGAGGAAATCTTTTTGGTATAAGGATTCCACCAGCTCACCTTTTCAGGTGGCAACTCAAATGTCCCTTCCTTTTCCAGCAGGTAACTGGCTGTCTCGATTCTGATACCGTTGGCATTCTGATCATCACGGCGGTCAAGCAATTGGGGAGATTTGGGATAAATGCTTGCCCAGTCCACTTTTTGCATGGCAACTTCAGGGATAAAAGCAGGCAACGTTCCCCTACCTGAAATGGTAATGGCTCTTTCCAATACATCTCCGACTTTCAAGTTGTCCAGTGGCTTATTCCACTTCTCACTGATAAAGACATTATTGGCTACCATCCAGTTTTCCTTCTTCAAGTCTTTAGGCACCTCCTTTACCTTGAAAGAAATCGGTTTGGTCTTTACCGTAACAGTTCTTGATGTACTGCTTCCTTCGGGTGGTGTTTCTGCTTTAATGCTAATAGGTGGCACCTGATAGTCTCCGGGTTCGTAAGGGAATACGATATAGAAAAACTCCAACCCCGCATATTGCTTTCCATTGATGTTGTGCATACCACTTACCGTACGCTCAAAAGGCAAGATAAAGGCATTGGGTATTTGCAGGTTTTCGAACTCTAATGGAGCTGTAAACCACGTAGCGGTATAGACGGTTACCTTTACCCGAAAAGGCTGTTGCTGGTACACTGACTTCGGATAAGCGTAGGCTGTTGCAAAAGCCTGCGCCTTTACCTGACTCCATGATGCCAGTACCATAACCAATATGATGAGAAACCTTACCATTGCTCTTTCGGTTGTTTGACATCCTTGAAATACCGCTTCTGCTGCAAGCGGAACCTTTTCTGAAGAAACCCCGCCGGATCAGCCGGTGCTTTTTGGATCAAAAGCTGCTGTCCTCCCGATGGCTCAGCCTCAATATCCTTTACCATATCCTGATCTTCCATCTCTTTCACTTTCCTGATACCTGTTTCCTGCTCGTCAGTGGCACGCTCCCCATCCTTAGGAAGCTCATCTGTCTGCGTATCTGATGTCAATTCTTCATCGGGACTTTCAGGTTTTCTTTCTTTCAAGCTCCCTTCTTTCTTGGCTCCTTTTTTCTGATCAAATCGAGCAATGGAATCCATTTGAATCATTGCCTTTTCCAACTGCTGCTTACTGGTAGCAGCTTGAGAAAGTGCAGGGTCTTTTTCCTCAGCTTGATCAAATGCCTCCATCGCTTCGTTATACCTGCCTAACTTAGCCAAAGCAAGCCCTCTGTTATAATCACCATTGGCTGATGAATCCATCGCATACAATGCTGCTGCTGCCTCATAGTTACCTGCCTTGTAATAAGCTGCTGCTTGATGCGACAAGTCCTCAAACTTTTCGGCTGCTTCTTCAAACTTCCCTTCCTGATACAATAACTGACCTTGATAATCAGCTGTGTACCACCAGTCTGCCTGAGGACTTTCAGCACTGCATCCACCAAGTATAAATAATATTGGTAATAGTGATTGCAACACCCATCCTCTCCTAAACCAGAACAGTACAATCAGTAAGACTGGAACCAGAAACCACAACCCCATATCTTCCCATTCCTCTTGCTCCTTGTCGGACTGCTGAAAGGTCAGGTTCTTCCTTACCCGTTTGGCAATCTGCCTGACATCCGTACTGTCCAGCGTCAACTGGTGAAGCCTTATCTTCTCATTTCCTGACAGTCCGTTTATCACTTCCATATCAGGTTTGGCTACAACGGTCTTTCCTCTGCCAAGCCCTGGCACTTTACCGCCATTGGCGGTAGCCATCAACAGGATATCCACACTATGCGGTGTATTGCCTACAAAATCCTGTAACTGTGACGACTCATCGGCGGAAAGCTCATCTGTCAGCAACAATAACGTACTAGGCGCTTCCAGGTCCTGCATCAATGTATCCACTACCTGCATCAATATCTCAAAGTTTCTGCCCTGTACCGGCATGATACGGGGTTCCAAAGTCTCGATGTAATGCTTGACAATGCTGTAATCTGAGGTAAAGGGCACTACAGTGTGTGAGGTTCCTGCAAAGGCGAATAATCCTGTTCTCGCCACAGGGTTTTCATCCAGCAGGTCCTGAATCTTGAACTTTGCCCGTTCAAGCCTGTTCGGTTGCAAATCGTCCACCAGCATAGAACTAGAAAGGTCTAAACCAATGAGCAGTACAGCCTCCGTCTTTGCTCCGGGCACCTTCTTTTTCTGCCATGAGGGTCCTGCCAATGCTAATACCATCAGGATTCCTCCCAAAAGGAAAGTTAGTAAAGGACCTAATGATGCAAAGCGGTTCCCTTTTCTGATCATATAAGGGCGAAGAGATGCCGCAATAAGGTGCTGCCACCTGTTTCGTTCCCTGAAGCTGAAAAAAGTCAGCACCGTAAGGAATAACAGGGGTATCATCGCCCAAAGCCATTCTTTCCTTATAAAGTGGAATTCATCCATTGTTTATCATTCCTATCTCAACAAGTGGTTACCTCACGATTCCTTATGAAAAAGTAATCTTGTCAATACCCTTAAAAGCAAAAAGCATAACGCCACACCAATCGCAGCAGCCAATGGATACTTGTACAGTAATGTCACAGGCTTGTAAGCCTCCTCCTCATACTCTACAGGCTCCAGTTCATTCAAGATGGTATAAACCTGCTTGAGTTGATGCTCATCCATCGCACGGAAATACTGACCGCCTGTAATTTCAGCCACCCGCTTGAGGGTGGGTTCATCCAGTTCCTGTCCTTTCTGGTTTGGATCACCAATACCCAAGGTATAGATCGTTACACTATCTTCTTTGGCTAGCTGAGCAGCATCTTCAGGGGTAATTCCCTGACCACTATCTGAACCGTCCGTCAGCAACAACATCACCTTCTGCTCTAGTGAATCCTTCTTGAGTATGTTGAGTCCATAAGCAATAGCATCACCTATATAAGTCATCTGTCCTGCCATCCCTACTTCTGACTCATTCAGGAGCCACTTAATGGTACCCAAGTCAGCAGTAAGCGGTGCTTGTAGGTAAGCGTTGCTCCCGAACAGGATCAGGCCTACTTTATCACTCTCACGAGTTTCCATAAAGTCGCCCATCACTTCCTTTACAGCCTCCCACCTTGAGACACGCTTTCCCCCAACGATCCAGTCTCTCTCATCCATGCTTTTCGAGATATCCGCAGCTACCATAAAGTTGCGTGCTGTCTTGATCTTCTGCTCCGGCTTCCCTACCAGCTGTGGAGAAGCCATTGCACCCAACAGTAGTAGCCAAATCAATGAAAGGGATATCCACCCCATCAGGTTACGTCTGCTGACCCATGCCGCCTTTCTTGGCTTTTCTCCCAACAGCACATTTATCCTTTCAAAGAAAGGCACCACCAATGCTGACCTCCTTTGTTTCAGCGGCGGAAGTAGCCAATAAAACAGTAAGGGCAATGGCAACAGGTAAAATACCCACAGGTATGCAAATTCAAACCTCATGCTTTCTGATCCATATTTTAGATTTCTGAACAAAGGTGGGTACCCATCCCTGAATACTGACAGTATCAGGTCGGTAAAGTATCTCGTCCAACATGGCAGCATCTTCAGGGGTAAAGGAAACCTCCTTACAGGTTTTGTTCAGCAGCTCAGTCCATTGCGTTCCTCGTAAGGCTGCTACTTTTCTTCTTCCGTATAAACCTGCTGTTATCCGTTTCAGCAACATCACTGTTTCAAAAGCAAGCTGATTGGATTGGGTTGGAACGTAATAAGTCGTTGTCATCAACTTTAGATGCTTTAGGGCATCCCTTCTGTACTGGTTCCTTTTGTATTGCAACCAAATCCTTAATGCCACCAAGCTCCCAATCAAGAATATCAATCCCAATAAGACATACCAACCGGGTGCACCAAAGCTAAACCCGATTGGAGTTGGTTCTATCAGTTCGCCTATTTGGATTGGGTCCTGTTGCATCAATTACATTGTAGTTAGAGGCTTATGCATACTTTATTTCGACTCCGCTCAATAATCGTTTTGCCTTTTCAGGGCTGAAATATCATTTACTTGACGATGGGCTAAAGTCCATCACTGAGGTATTTAATCCCTTCGGGACTTTTGCCCTGAAAGGGTGAAATGATAGTAATGCTAATCCATAGCTCACGTTTTTTTGCATCCTTCCCCTAGCTCTGCTTTAGTAATTCAGTAAGCTGCTGTTCAGCAGATGAGTAGGTATCCAGTAGTAAATGGGGTATTCCATACTTTTGTAGCAGATCCCTCAACTTTGTTTTTAGTTGGGTAAACTGCTCATTGTATAGTTGTCCTGCCTTTCGCTTATCATGCTTCCAGGCTGTTTGGTATTCTCCATCGGAGAAGATAAAAGGCTTGTCCTGCAATGCTACTTCAAAAGGGTCATAGATATGGACCAGTATCACATCATTATGTCGGCTAAGGCTCATCAGTAACTGCTCCGTATCCTGATCCATTACAGAAAAGTCACTGATAATTGTCAACACGTAATCGTGTGTGACTGCCATGCTGGTACGATGCAATACCTCATTGAGACGCTGTACAGACACCGATCGAAAAGGCATCTCTGGCAATCGCTGATTGTAATCTGTAACCAAACGTAGGTAGTGCTCAATCAGCGACATGCTCCTCTTGGGAGAGACAAATTCCAGTTCTGTATCATTGAAGACTATACCACCAAATCGGTCTCCTTTTTTCAAGGTCCAGAAGCCCGACAGTGCTGCTACCTGTGCCGCTATAACAGACTTGACATACCGCTGCGTTCCGAAGAACATGCCTGACTGCTGGTCAATCACGGTAAACACTGGCCGTTCTTTTTCCTCATTGTACACTTTTGAATAAGTAATTCCTTTTCGGGCGGTTACCTTCCAGTCTATATTACGGATATCATCACCTGGCACGTAAGCCCGTACCTCCTCGAAATCCAATCCCCTGCCTCTCAGCTTGGAACTGTGTTTTCCTGCCAAGATGGTGTGAACCGTCCGCTTGGGAAGGTAAACCTGTCGCTGGATAAAATACTTGAGCTTAAGCAGCTCTTCAAGGCTGGTTACTATTTCGAGTGGGTAAGACATAAGAGGAAAAAAGCTGGAACTTTAAAATAATGTGAACTATGGATTATATCACCCCTTCAGGGCTGAATAGTGTGATTTTCATTACGATGGGATGAATCCCATCGCTGACATATATTGTCCTCTCAGGACTTCTGCCCTGAAAGGACAATATATAAGCAAGTATTGAATTGGAATAGAGATTTCCTACTCTAATCCTTTCACATATTATGATCTATTAAATGATGTTATCCTATTCAACCCTTTCAGGGTTATGATATATTGATTGCTGTAAAATCCAGATTGCCATCTGGAGCTAATAT
This portion of the Limibacter armeniacum genome encodes:
- a CDS encoding bile acid:sodium symporter family protein yields the protein MLESLRLLDNLRLNFSPEGLTLLNIALSIVMFGVALEIKPAHFRSLIEQPKSILTGVFSQFLVLPALTFLLTLLLKDFITPSIALGMLLVASCPGGNISNFITNMAKGNVALSVGLTGIATVGAIFFTPINFSFWGQLYISFIESNQAEVLVRPLEIDPFEVFETVFLILGLPLLTGLVVAYKFPNITEKLVGPIKKLSVVIFAAIVVIALKNNFSYFMQYVHYLFIIVLLHNGLALISGFSVSTIFRLPSADRRTVTIETGIQNSGLGLVLLFNPEIFPVDLPTGGMACITAWWGIWHIISGLTIAWTWANHKRLTSKLATIVS
- a CDS encoding BatD family protein; the protein is MVRFLIILVMVLASWSQVKAQAFATAYAYPKSVYQQQPFRVKVTVYTATWFTAPLEFENLQIPNAFILPFERTVSGMHNINGKQYAGLEFFYIVFPYEPGDYQVPPISIKAETPPEGSSTSRTVTVKTKPISFKVKEVPKDLKKENWMVANNVFISEKWNKPLDNLKVGDVLERAITISGRGTLPAFIPEVAMQKVDWASIYPKSPQLLDRRDDQNANGIRIETASYLLEKEGTFELPPEKVSWWNPYTKKISSKQTPPREVKVAANPNLGVLATMQDSLSNATDDSEEMKQGKTILGLPWWEVALLLLFGLLLLYYFFRLLKAIYTVFKVGKAEYRQSEAFYFDRLQYVKHKTADAFFKDFYQWWDRFRLENKKASFRHTPVIKSEEVQTYWERNEKIFANDSKGPIGDQEGFMREIKTLRTLGMNKSSKSSLLNHQQEWRIKNKGEE
- a CDS encoding VWA domain-containing protein codes for the protein MDEFHFIRKEWLWAMIPLLFLTVLTFFSFRERNRWQHLIAASLRPYMIRKGNRFASLGPLLTFLLGGILMVLALAGPSWQKKKVPGAKTEAVLLIGLDLSSSMLVDDLQPNRLERAKFKIQDLLDENPVARTGLFAFAGTSHTVVPFTSDYSIVKHYIETLEPRIMPVQGRNFEILMQVVDTLMQDLEAPSTLLLLTDELSADESSQLQDFVGNTPHSVDILLMATANGGKVPGLGRGKTVVAKPDMEVINGLSGNEKIRLHQLTLDSTDVRQIAKRVRKNLTFQQSDKEQEEWEDMGLWFLVPVLLIVLFWFRRGWVLQSLLPILFILGGCSAESPQADWWYTADYQGQLLYQEGKFEEAAEKFEDLSHQAAAYYKAGNYEAAAALYAMDSSANGDYNRGLALAKLGRYNEAMEAFDQAEEKDPALSQAATSKQQLEKAMIQMDSIARFDQKKGAKKEGSLKERKPESPDEELTSDTQTDELPKDGERATDEQETGIRKVKEMEDQDMVKDIEAEPSGGQQLLIQKAPADPAGFLQKRFRLQQKRYFKDVKQPKEQW
- a CDS encoding VWA domain-containing protein, which codes for MRFEFAYLWVFYLLPLPLLFYWLLPPLKQRRSALVVPFFERINVLLGEKPRKAAWVSRRNLMGWISLSLIWLLLLGAMASPQLVGKPEQKIKTARNFMVAADISKSMDERDWIVGGKRVSRWEAVKEVMGDFMETRESDKVGLILFGSNAYLQAPLTADLGTIKWLLNESEVGMAGQMTYIGDAIAYGLNILKKDSLEQKVMLLLTDGSDSGQGITPEDAAQLAKEDSVTIYTLGIGDPNQKGQELDEPTLKRVAEITGGQYFRAMDEHQLKQVYTILNELEPVEYEEEAYKPVTLLYKYPLAAAIGVALCFLLLRVLTRLLFHKES
- a CDS encoding DUF4381 domain-containing protein, which translates into the protein MQQDPIQIGELIEPTPIGFSFGAPGWYVLLGLIFLIGSLVALRIWLQYKRNQYRRDALKHLKLMTTTYYVPTQSNQLAFETVMLLKRITAGLYGRRKVAALRGTQWTELLNKTCKEVSFTPEDAAMLDEILYRPDTVSIQGWVPTFVQKSKIWIRKHEV
- a CDS encoding DUF58 domain-containing protein, which encodes MSYPLEIVTSLEELLKLKYFIQRQVYLPKRTVHTILAGKHSSKLRGRGLDFEEVRAYVPGDDIRNIDWKVTARKGITYSKVYNEEKERPVFTVIDQQSGMFFGTQRYVKSVIAAQVAALSGFWTLKKGDRFGGIVFNDTELEFVSPKRSMSLIEHYLRLVTDYNQRLPEMPFRSVSVQRLNEVLHRTSMAVTHDYVLTIISDFSVMDQDTEQLLMSLSRHNDVILVHIYDPFEVALQDKPFIFSDGEYQTAWKHDKRKAGQLYNEQFTQLKTKLRDLLQKYGIPHLLLDTYSSAEQQLTELLKQS